A region of the Arenibacter antarcticus genome:
TAAAGTAAGGGCGGAAATGTTATTGACACTTGGGGATTTGAAATACGATAACATTGAAGAGGTAATGGAAATAGGAATGCGTGATAAAGATCGACAAGTACGCACCGCAGCCTTGGGCTTAATCACCCAATTGGATATAGATTCGGAAAAACTCCCCACTATTGTAGCTCCCATTTTTAAGAATGGCTCTATTGCCGAGCAGCAAAAAATGTTAAGTGTACTGGGAGAAATGCCTATTGAAAAGACCCGTAGGGTCCTAAGTTCCTTAATTGATCAGGCGATTGCCAATACCCTTTCCAATGGGGTAATCCTAGATTTGACCGAAGCAGTGGAAGCCAGTAAATCCGAGGTATTAATTGCTCAGTTAAAGCAGATAAATTCCGATGGAAATGACTTGGACGGATATGTGGAAACACTAAACGGAGGAAACCAAAGAGAAGGATATAAATATTTTAACAATAATTCCGCAGGGCAATGTGTGCGATGCCATTCCGTAAACGGACAAGGTGGAACAGTAGGCCCTCCGATGGATAATATCGGCACTATTTTAAGCAGGGAAGAAATCTTGGAGTCCTTAATTCATCCCAGCACACGTTTGGCTCCCGGCTATGGTACAGTAACCCTTACTTTAAAGGAAGGACAAGTAGTAACAGGAATTCTGGAATCGGAAAGTATAGACAAATTGGTCTTAAGAACTTCAGATGCAGAGCCCTTGATCATTGCAGCCTCCAGAATAGAAAAGCGACAAAATATGGCCTCTGGAATGCCCCCAATGGGAAGTGTAATGTCCAAAAGGGAACTACGGGACGTTATAGAATTCTTGGCAAATTTGAAGAAAGAGTAGTGTTCAGATTGAAACAACCTCTTCGTTCTTCATATTAATTAACAACTTAAACCTCCCGCTTCATTAGGGAGGTTCCAAATTGTCTTAGTAGTTCTTTTTTCGATTGATCTATAGGAAGTTGCTCCAAAATGGCAAATGCTTTCTGAGTATAAAATTCAATTTCCTTTAATGTGTGGGCAACCGCACCGGTTTCTATATATAGCGCTTTAACCGTGGAAATCTTGTCTGCAGCTTCCCTTGGTTTTATGGAAAACAAATGTTCCAATTCCCGGATCTGGGTAGCATTCCCCAACTCCAAGGCCTTTAGGTACATGAAAGTTTTTTTGTTGACCATAATATCTCCTCCCACCTGTTTGCCAAAATTCTTGGGATTGCCAAAAGCATCCAAATAATCGTCCTGTAATTGAAAAGCGATTCCCAAATACAAACCAAAATCATAGATTACATCCTGGACCGGTTTGGGTTGTTCCGCGATTATTGCACCCATCTTCATGGCCGCTCCTACCAACACCGCTGTCTTGTATTGGATCATTAATAGGTACTCTGGAATACTTACATCATCCCTGTTCTCAAAATCTACATCGTATTGTTGCCCCTCACATACCTCCAAGGCAGTTTTACTAAATAAATGCATCAATTTTTTAAACATAGCATCAGGATAGCTTTCCAAAAGCTGATAACTATAGATCAGCATAGCATCACCCGATAAAATTCCAGTATTTACATCCCATTTTTCATGCACGGTCTGCTTGCCTCTACGCAGTGGGGCACCGTCCATAATATCATCATGCACCAAGGAAAAATTATGGAACACCTCAATGGCCAAAGCTGCATCCATCGCCTTTTTATAATCGGCTCCAAAAATATCGGTCGCCATAAGAGTGAGCACGGGGCGTAATCGTTTTCCCCCAAGATGTAATATATAGGATATTGGCCCATAAAGATTTAGAGGCTCCTTAATTTGATCTTTACTTTCTAAATAAGCTATAAAATTGGAACGATAAAGGTCAATTTTCGGCATATTGATATTTTTTTTCAAAAATACACCAAACAGGGCACTATGCATAAGGAAATAACAAGTTCATAAACCAAAGGGAATAGAACCACTAAAAAACTTAGGAAACTTTATTGGTTTTCGGAGTTTCCTGCTTATCTTTGCCGACCTTATGAAGGAAATAATTTTAGACAAGGCTACGGAAATGTTTTTAAACCTAGGTTTTAAAAGCGTTACAATGGATGATCTGGCCAATGAAGTAGGGATTTCCAAAAAAACAATATACACCCATTACGAAAACAAAACGAAATTGGTGCAGGAGTGCACTACGCGTCTTTTTAATAAAATAAATGAGGGTATTGATACTATTTGTGCCATCGGTAAAAATCCGATCGAAGAGTTGTACGACATTAAGAAATACGTGATTTTCCATTTAAAAGATGAAAAATCGTCCCCCCAATACCAAT
Encoded here:
- a CDS encoding polyprenyl synthetase family protein, which produces MPKIDLYRSNFIAYLESKDQIKEPLNLYGPISYILHLGGKRLRPVLTLMATDIFGADYKKAMDAALAIEVFHNFSLVHDDIMDGAPLRRGKQTVHEKWDVNTGILSGDAMLIYSYQLLESYPDAMFKKLMHLFSKTALEVCEGQQYDVDFENRDDVSIPEYLLMIQYKTAVLVGAAMKMGAIIAEQPKPVQDVIYDFGLYLGIAFQLQDDYLDAFGNPKNFGKQVGGDIMVNKKTFMYLKALELGNATQIRELEHLFSIKPREAADKISTVKALYIETGAVAHTLKEIEFYTQKAFAILEQLPIDQSKKELLRQFGTSLMKREV